One Streptomyces sp. ML-6 genomic region harbors:
- the gatA gene encoding Asp-tRNA(Asn)/Glu-tRNA(Gln) amidotransferase subunit GatA produces MTDHSTIIKLTAAEIAARIASGELTAVQVTEAHLARIDAVDEKVHAFLHVDREGALAQARAVDAKKAAGEKLGPLAGVPLALKDIFTTKDMPTTVGSKILEGWIPPYDATLTQKLKAADVVILGKTNMDEFAMGSSTENSAYGPTGNPWDLTRIPGGSGGGSSAALASYEAPLAIGTDTGGSIRQPAAVTGTVGVKPTYGGVSRYGMVAFSSSLDQGGPCARTVLDAALLHEAIAGHDPMDSTSIDAPVPPVVEAARNGSVEGMRVGVVKQFAGEGYQAGVVQRFNESVELLKSLGATIVELDCPSFDLALSAYYLIAPSECSSNLARFDAMRYGLRVGDDGTKSAEEVTALTREAGFGDEVKRRVILGTYALSSGYYDAYYGSAQKVRTLITREFEKAFEQVDVIVSPTTPTTAFPIGERADDPMAMYLADLCTIPTNLAGNAAMSLPCGLAPEDGLPVGLQIIAPAMKDDRLYKVGAAVEAAFVKKWGHPLLEEAPSL; encoded by the coding sequence ATGACGGACCACAGCACCATCATCAAGCTCACCGCCGCCGAGATCGCCGCGCGGATCGCCTCCGGCGAGCTGACGGCCGTCCAGGTCACCGAGGCCCACCTGGCCCGGATCGACGCGGTCGACGAGAAGGTCCACGCCTTCCTGCACGTCGACCGCGAGGGCGCCCTCGCGCAGGCCCGCGCCGTCGACGCGAAGAAGGCGGCCGGCGAGAAGCTCGGCCCGCTGGCCGGCGTCCCGCTCGCGCTGAAGGACATCTTCACCACGAAGGACATGCCGACCACCGTCGGCTCCAAGATCCTCGAGGGCTGGATCCCGCCGTACGACGCGACCCTCACCCAGAAGCTGAAGGCCGCCGACGTCGTCATCCTCGGCAAGACCAACATGGACGAGTTCGCCATGGGGTCCTCCACCGAGAACAGCGCCTACGGCCCGACCGGCAACCCGTGGGACCTCACCCGCATCCCCGGCGGCTCCGGCGGCGGCTCCTCGGCCGCCCTCGCCTCGTACGAGGCCCCGCTCGCCATCGGCACGGACACCGGCGGCTCCATCCGCCAGCCCGCCGCCGTCACCGGCACCGTCGGCGTCAAGCCCACCTACGGCGGCGTCTCCCGCTACGGCATGGTGGCGTTCTCCAGCTCCCTGGACCAGGGCGGGCCCTGCGCCCGTACCGTCCTGGACGCGGCCCTGCTGCACGAGGCGATCGCCGGGCACGACCCGATGGACTCCACGTCCATCGACGCCCCGGTCCCGCCGGTCGTCGAGGCCGCCCGCAACGGCAGCGTCGAGGGCATGCGCGTCGGCGTCGTCAAGCAGTTCGCCGGCGAGGGCTACCAGGCCGGTGTCGTCCAGCGCTTCAACGAGTCGGTCGAGCTGCTGAAGTCGCTCGGCGCCACGATCGTCGAGCTGGACTGCCCGTCCTTCGACCTGGCCCTGTCGGCGTACTACCTGATCGCGCCGTCCGAGTGTTCCTCCAACCTGGCCCGCTTCGACGCCATGCGCTACGGCCTGCGGGTCGGCGACGACGGCACGAAGTCCGCCGAGGAGGTCACCGCGCTCACCCGCGAGGCCGGCTTCGGCGACGAGGTCAAGCGCCGCGTCATCCTCGGCACGTACGCCCTCAGCTCCGGCTACTACGACGCGTACTACGGTTCGGCGCAGAAGGTCCGCACCCTCATCACCCGGGAGTTCGAGAAGGCCTTCGAACAGGTGGACGTCATCGTCTCCCCGACGACGCCCACCACCGCCTTCCCGATCGGCGAGCGCGCCGACGACCCGATGGCGATGTACCTCGCGGACCTGTGCACCATCCCGACCAACCTCGCGGGCAACGCCGCCATGTCGCTGCCCTGCGGCCTGGCCCCCGAGGACGGGCTGCCGGTCGGACTGCAGATCATCGCCCCCGCCATGAAGGACGACCGGCTGTACAAGGTCGGAGCCGCCGTCGAGGCCGCCTTCGTGAAAAAGTGGGGACACCCGCTGCTGGAGGAGGCTCCGTCACTGTGA
- the gatB gene encoding Asp-tRNA(Asn)/Glu-tRNA(Gln) amidotransferase subunit GatB — protein sequence MTVTDLVSYEDALASYDPVMGLEVHVELGTKTKMFCGCSTELKQDANSQTCPVCLGLPGALPVVNEIGVESAIKIGLALNCEIAEWCRFARKNYFYPDMPKNFQTSQYDEPIAYNGYLDVQLEDGEVFRVHIERAHMEEDTGKSTHVGGATGRIHGASHSLLDYNRAGIPLIEIVTKPIEGAGARAPEVAKAYVAELRELIKALGVSEARMEMGQMRCDVNLSLRPHGTETFGTRSETKNVNSLRSVERAVRFEMQRHAAVLSSGGTVVQETRHFHEEDGSTTSGRIKDNAEDYRYFPEPDLVPVAPAREWVEELRKGLPELPRLRRNRLKEEWGVSEHDMQSILNAGAVDLIVATTDAGAPSDQARKWWMGELARNANETGRGLDELPITPAQVARVAELVASGDLNDKLARQVIEGVLAGEGDPDTVVEKRGLKVVSDEGALSAAVDEAIAANAAIADKIRGGKVAAAGALVGAVMKATRGQADAARVRELILEKLGVEG from the coding sequence GTGACTGTCACCGACCTGGTGTCGTACGAGGACGCGCTCGCGTCCTACGACCCCGTCATGGGCCTGGAGGTCCATGTCGAGCTCGGCACCAAGACCAAGATGTTCTGCGGCTGCTCCACCGAGCTCAAGCAGGACGCCAACTCCCAGACCTGCCCGGTCTGCCTCGGCCTGCCCGGCGCCCTCCCGGTCGTCAACGAGATCGGCGTCGAGTCCGCCATCAAGATCGGCCTCGCGCTGAACTGCGAGATCGCCGAGTGGTGCCGCTTCGCCCGGAAGAACTACTTCTATCCGGACATGCCGAAGAACTTCCAGACCTCCCAGTACGACGAGCCGATCGCCTACAACGGCTACCTGGACGTCCAGCTGGAGGACGGGGAGGTCTTCCGGGTCCACATCGAGCGCGCCCACATGGAGGAGGACACCGGCAAGTCGACCCACGTCGGCGGCGCCACCGGCCGCATCCACGGCGCGTCCCACTCCCTGCTCGACTACAACCGCGCGGGCATCCCGCTCATCGAGATCGTCACCAAGCCGATCGAGGGCGCGGGCGCCCGCGCCCCCGAGGTCGCCAAGGCGTACGTCGCCGAGCTCCGCGAGCTCATCAAGGCGCTCGGCGTCTCCGAGGCCCGGATGGAGATGGGCCAGATGCGCTGCGACGTCAACCTGTCGCTGCGCCCGCACGGCACCGAGACGTTCGGTACGCGCTCCGAGACGAAGAACGTGAACTCGCTGCGTTCCGTCGAGCGCGCCGTCCGCTTCGAGATGCAGCGCCACGCCGCGGTGCTGTCCTCCGGCGGCACGGTCGTGCAGGAGACCCGGCACTTCCACGAGGAGGACGGCTCCACCACATCCGGCCGTATCAAGGACAACGCCGAGGACTACCGCTACTTCCCCGAGCCCGACCTGGTGCCGGTCGCCCCGGCCCGCGAGTGGGTCGAGGAGCTCCGCAAGGGGCTGCCCGAGCTGCCCCGGCTGCGCCGCAACCGGCTCAAGGAGGAGTGGGGCGTCTCCGAGCACGACATGCAGTCCATCCTCAACGCCGGCGCGGTTGACCTGATCGTCGCCACGACCGACGCGGGCGCCCCCTCGGACCAGGCCCGCAAGTGGTGGATGGGCGAGCTGGCCCGCAACGCCAACGAGACCGGCCGCGGCCTCGACGAGCTGCCCATCACCCCGGCGCAGGTCGCCAGAGTGGCCGAGCTCGTCGCCTCGGGCGACCTCAACGACAAGCTGGCCCGCCAGGTCATCGAGGGCGTCCTCGCGGGCGAGGGCGACCCGGACACCGTCGTCGAGAAGCGCGGCCTGAAGGTCGTCTCCGACGAGGGCGCGCTGTCCGCGGCCGTGGACGAGGCCATCGCCGCCAACGCGGCCATCGCGGACAAGATCCGCGGCGGCAAGGTCGCGGCGGCGGGCGCGCTCGTCGGCGCGGTCATGAAGGCCACCCGCGGCCAGGCGGACGCGGCCCGCGTGCGCGAGCTGATCCTGGAGAAGCTCGGCGTCGAGGGCTGA
- a CDS encoding SLC13 family permease: MTETVSVALLLGVLAFAVLRPRGLPEATAAVPAAVLVVVAGAVPWPEARAQVDSLLPVVGFLAAILVLAQLCADEGLFKAAGDLVARACRGRTGPLLGGVFFVASAITAVLSLDATVVLLTPVVLATAARVGARPRPYVHACAHLANSASLLLPVSNLTNLLAFTASGLSFTRFAALMTLPWLAAIAVEYAVLRRFFATDLAAGAHPPEPEEARPAVPVFTLVVLALTLGGFVITSFAGAEPLWAALAGAGVLAVRALARRDTTVSRIVRSAHPLFCLFVLALGVVVRAVVDNGLGAGIDAFLPDGSSLPELLAVAAVAAVLANLINNLPAILALLPVVAAAGPGPLLAALIGVNLGPNLTYVGSLATLLWRRILHAHGTPPELGDFTRLGLLTVPATLGASTVALWGALQLIGV; encoded by the coding sequence ATGACCGAGACCGTCTCCGTCGCCCTCCTGCTCGGCGTGCTGGCCTTCGCCGTACTGCGCCCGCGGGGGCTGCCGGAAGCGACCGCCGCCGTACCCGCCGCCGTGCTGGTCGTCGTGGCCGGTGCGGTTCCGTGGCCGGAGGCCCGCGCCCAGGTGGACAGCCTGCTCCCGGTCGTCGGGTTCCTCGCGGCGATCCTGGTGCTGGCGCAGCTCTGCGCGGACGAGGGGCTGTTCAAGGCCGCCGGCGACCTGGTCGCGCGCGCCTGCCGGGGACGGACCGGCCCCCTCCTCGGCGGGGTCTTCTTCGTCGCCTCCGCGATCACCGCCGTGCTCAGCCTGGACGCGACCGTCGTCCTGCTGACCCCGGTCGTCCTCGCCACCGCCGCCCGGGTGGGCGCCCGCCCCCGCCCGTACGTCCACGCCTGCGCGCACCTCGCCAACTCGGCGTCCCTGCTGCTGCCGGTCTCCAACCTCACGAACCTGCTGGCGTTCACCGCGAGCGGCCTCTCCTTCACCCGGTTCGCCGCGCTGATGACCCTGCCGTGGCTGGCCGCGATCGCCGTCGAGTACGCCGTCCTGCGCCGGTTCTTCGCCACCGACCTGGCCGCGGGCGCGCACCCGCCGGAACCGGAGGAGGCCCGCCCGGCCGTCCCCGTCTTCACGCTCGTCGTCCTCGCCCTCACCCTGGGCGGATTCGTCATCACCTCGTTCGCGGGCGCGGAACCGCTGTGGGCGGCGCTGGCGGGCGCCGGGGTGCTGGCGGTCCGCGCACTGGCCAGGCGCGACACCACCGTCAGCAGAATCGTTCGCTCAGCCCACCCGCTGTTCTGCCTGTTCGTCCTCGCGCTGGGCGTCGTGGTCCGGGCGGTGGTGGACAACGGCCTGGGCGCCGGGATCGACGCGTTCCTGCCGGACGGCTCCTCGCTGCCCGAACTGCTGGCGGTGGCCGCGGTGGCGGCCGTCCTCGCCAACCTGATCAACAACCTGCCCGCGATACTCGCCCTGCTCCCGGTCGTCGCGGCGGCGGGGCCCGGACCGCTGCTCGCCGCCCTGATCGGCGTGAACCTCGGCCCGAACCTCACCTACGTCGGCTCGCTCGCCACCCTGCTCTGGCGCCGCATCCTGCACGCCCACGGCACCCCGCCCGAGCTCGGCGACTTCACCCGGCTCGGGCTGCTGACCGTACCGGCGACCCTGGGCGCGTCGACGGTGGCGCTGTGGGGCGCGCTGCAACTGATCGGGGTGTGA
- a CDS encoding phosphocholine-specific phospholipase C — protein MTTDISRRRLFALGGGALGAAAAGSLLPPSLQAAIAAQPAHPAGAGGRDGLGAIKHVVILMQENRSFDHYFGTLRGVRGFGDRNAVELPSGRPVFEQPAPLGGSVLPFPVRDAAEAQKKDLQYIGALDHSWSGGGKAWAGGWMNNWVSAKTAATMAYYDRRDIPLHYELADTFTVCDAYHSSIHTSTSPNRNHLWSGKTGHEPNGKRAVGNDAYAEGTHPGYDWGTYAERLEKAGRSWRTYTEWENFTDNQIEFFATFKAVARKALARTGGHTYMESFYAAIRAADDAERQRLFGLLEEGVATLDKTERSLFERALRRVETGKLAEEFAKDVAAGTLPEVSYLVPSAVDSEHPSVSSPIHSATIVYKVLDALGKHPEVWRHTAVLINYDENDGFFDHVPPPVAPPEVAEERWEGKPTGLGIRVPLLVVSPWTVGGYVCSEVFDHTSVIRFLERWTGVAEPNISQWRRTVTGDLTSAFDFGRGRRRPDVEQPAAIPPFSGRWSPKPPAVQQMPVQEPGTRPARPLPYQPDAQAKLADGAVRVDLSNTGRSSAHFALYPYAGEFPVPQHRDVRGTDRWTVPLAGDAYRFTVTGPNGFRREFAGPAKGGAAAGAEVASRIDAHGRNLHLTLRNTSSTVLTFVVRPLGYVDEADLRGRSRTVKVKPGRSRTVVHSAADAHGWYDLAVTVEGDDAFRRRLMGHIENGRASVSG, from the coding sequence TTGACCACGGACATTTCACGGCGCCGGCTCTTCGCGCTCGGCGGCGGCGCACTCGGTGCCGCGGCGGCGGGGTCGCTGCTCCCGCCGTCGCTGCAGGCCGCGATCGCCGCGCAGCCGGCCCACCCGGCGGGGGCCGGCGGCCGGGACGGGCTCGGAGCCATCAAGCACGTGGTGATCCTGATGCAGGAGAACCGTTCCTTCGACCATTACTTCGGAACGCTCCGGGGCGTGCGGGGCTTCGGCGACCGCAACGCCGTCGAGCTGCCCTCCGGCAGGCCGGTCTTCGAGCAGCCCGCCCCGCTGGGCGGCTCCGTGCTGCCGTTCCCGGTGCGGGACGCGGCGGAGGCGCAGAAGAAGGACCTCCAGTACATCGGCGCCCTCGACCACTCCTGGAGCGGCGGCGGCAAGGCGTGGGCCGGGGGGTGGATGAACAACTGGGTGAGCGCGAAGACGGCCGCCACCATGGCGTACTACGACCGCCGGGACATCCCGCTGCACTACGAGCTGGCCGACACCTTCACGGTCTGCGACGCCTACCATTCCTCCATCCACACCTCGACCAGCCCCAACCGCAACCACCTGTGGAGCGGGAAGACCGGCCACGAGCCGAACGGCAAGCGGGCCGTCGGCAACGACGCGTACGCCGAGGGCACGCACCCCGGGTACGACTGGGGCACCTACGCGGAACGGCTGGAGAAGGCCGGGCGCAGCTGGCGCACCTACACCGAGTGGGAGAACTTCACCGACAACCAGATCGAGTTCTTCGCCACCTTCAAGGCGGTCGCCCGCAAGGCGCTGGCGAGGACCGGCGGCCACACGTACATGGAGTCCTTCTACGCCGCGATACGCGCCGCCGACGACGCGGAGCGGCAGCGGCTGTTCGGGCTGCTGGAGGAGGGCGTCGCCACCCTGGACAAGACCGAGCGCAGCCTCTTCGAGCGGGCGCTGCGCCGGGTGGAGACCGGGAAGCTGGCCGAGGAGTTCGCCAAGGACGTGGCGGCGGGCACCCTGCCCGAGGTCTCGTACCTGGTGCCGTCGGCCGTCGACTCCGAGCACCCGAGCGTCTCCTCGCCGATCCACAGCGCGACGATCGTCTACAAGGTCCTGGACGCGCTGGGCAAGCACCCCGAGGTGTGGCGGCACACCGCCGTGCTCATCAACTACGACGAGAACGACGGCTTCTTCGACCACGTGCCGCCGCCCGTCGCGCCTCCCGAGGTGGCCGAGGAGCGGTGGGAGGGCAAGCCCACCGGCCTCGGGATCCGGGTGCCGCTGCTGGTCGTGTCGCCGTGGACGGTGGGCGGCTACGTCTGCTCCGAGGTCTTCGACCACACCTCCGTGATCCGTTTCCTGGAGCGCTGGACCGGGGTGGCGGAGCCCAACATCAGCCAGTGGCGGCGCACCGTCACCGGCGACCTGACCTCCGCGTTCGACTTCGGGCGCGGGCGGCGCAGGCCCGACGTGGAGCAGCCGGCCGCCATCCCGCCGTTCAGCGGGCGCTGGTCGCCGAAGCCGCCGGCCGTGCAGCAGATGCCGGTGCAGGAGCCCGGCACCCGCCCGGCCCGCCCGCTGCCGTACCAGCCGGACGCGCAGGCGAAGCTGGCGGACGGCGCGGTACGGGTGGACCTCAGCAACACGGGCCGCTCGTCCGCACACTTCGCGCTGTACCCGTACGCGGGCGAGTTCCCCGTGCCGCAGCACCGGGACGTGCGGGGCACGGACCGGTGGACGGTGCCGCTCGCCGGCGACGCGTACCGCTTCACGGTGACGGGGCCGAACGGTTTCCGGCGCGAGTTCGCCGGGCCCGCGAAGGGCGGCGCGGCGGCCGGGGCCGAGGTCGCCTCGCGGATCGACGCCCACGGGCGGAACCTGCACCTCACCCTGCGCAACACAAGCAGCACGGTGCTCACCTTCGTCGTGCGCCCCCTGGGGTACGTGGACGAGGCGGACCTGCGGGGCCGGTCCCGGACCGTCAAGGTCAAGCCGGGACGCAGCCGCACCGTGGTGCACTCGGCGGCCGACGCGCACGGCTGGTACGACCTGGCCGTCACCGTCGAGGGGGACGACGCCTTCCGGCGCCGCCTGATGGGGCACATCGAGAACGGCCGGGCGAGCGTCTCGGGCTGA
- a CDS encoding MMPL family transporter, translating to MAAIARWCIRHRLIAVLIWLVALGGAATAAGFAGSAYSNDYEVPGTESGRATELLANGFTDLGGDTDTIVWHTTDSTVRADDVRQTMTRTLHEVEELPGVGSVTGPYGAAGAGQISEDGRTAYATVTFDRQVDDIPVAQAQALVDTARAAAGEDLRVEVGGSAVALTEAPSVHLGEAVGVVVAAVVLFLAFGSLAASMLPIATALVSVGTAYAGIVLLGHLMTVADFAPMLGMLIGLGVGIDYALFIVTRHRRGLRRGLTVTEAAQDAVATTGRAVVFAGATVCIALLGMLILRLGFLNGVAVAASLTVVLTVAASVTLLPALLSFIGMRALSRRERRGLAEHGPQPELPTGFAARWSAFVERHPKLLGGIAAVVMLVLALPTFSLHLGSADQGNNPASSTTRKAYDLLADGFGPGVNGPLTIVARLDGADDRLAMDGLPATLRATEGVASAAPVTYSADGETAFVTVVPKTSPQSERTSELVDRLRTDVLPQASQNTSLRAHVGGVTASYDDFAGIIVGKLPLFVGVVTGLGCLLLLLAFRSIGIPLKAAAMNVAAVASSFGVVVAVFQWGWGSELLGLGSAGPIEPFLPVIMVSVLFGLSMDYQVFLVGRMYEEWLETGDNCRAVRVGLAETGRVINSAAVIMISVFLAFVLSGDRVIAMFGIALAAAVALDAFVLRTLLVPALMHLLGGANWWLPRWLDRLLPRISIEPPGRPVPHARIPQAAQPAEDGAVGAAKTM from the coding sequence GTGGCCGCCATCGCCCGCTGGTGCATCAGGCACCGCCTCATCGCCGTCCTCATCTGGCTCGTCGCCCTCGGCGGAGCAGCCACCGCGGCGGGATTCGCGGGTTCCGCGTACTCCAACGACTACGAGGTGCCCGGCACGGAGTCCGGCCGGGCCACCGAACTCCTCGCGAACGGCTTCACCGACCTCGGCGGGGACACGGACACCATCGTCTGGCACACCACCGACTCCACCGTGCGGGCCGACGACGTCCGCCAGACGATGACCCGGACCCTGCACGAGGTCGAGGAACTGCCCGGGGTCGGCTCGGTCACCGGACCCTACGGGGCCGCCGGCGCCGGGCAGATCAGCGAGGACGGACGCACCGCCTACGCCACGGTCACCTTCGACCGGCAGGTCGACGACATCCCGGTGGCCCAGGCACAGGCCCTCGTCGACACCGCGAGGGCGGCGGCCGGCGAAGACCTCCGGGTGGAGGTGGGCGGCTCGGCGGTCGCCCTCACCGAAGCGCCGTCCGTCCATCTCGGTGAGGCCGTCGGCGTCGTCGTCGCGGCGGTCGTCCTGTTCCTCGCCTTCGGCTCGCTCGCCGCCAGCATGCTGCCCATCGCCACCGCCCTCGTCTCCGTCGGCACGGCCTACGCGGGCATCGTGCTGCTCGGCCATCTGATGACCGTCGCCGACTTCGCCCCCATGCTGGGCATGCTGATCGGGCTCGGCGTCGGCATCGACTACGCGCTGTTCATCGTCACCAGACACCGCAGAGGGCTGCGCAGGGGTCTGACGGTCACCGAGGCGGCGCAGGACGCCGTCGCGACGACCGGCCGGGCGGTGGTCTTCGCCGGGGCCACGGTCTGCATCGCCCTGCTCGGCATGCTGATCCTGCGACTCGGCTTCCTCAACGGCGTGGCCGTCGCCGCCTCGCTCACCGTCGTCCTGACCGTGGCCGCGTCCGTGACCCTGCTCCCCGCCCTGCTGTCCTTCATCGGGATGCGGGCCCTGAGCCGGCGCGAGCGGCGCGGACTCGCCGAGCACGGGCCGCAGCCCGAACTCCCCACCGGCTTCGCCGCCCGCTGGTCGGCCTTCGTCGAACGTCACCCCAAGCTGCTCGGCGGGATCGCCGCCGTGGTGATGCTGGTCCTGGCCCTGCCCACCTTCTCGCTCCACCTGGGCAGCGCCGACCAGGGCAACAACCCCGCCTCGTCCACCACCCGGAAGGCGTACGACCTGCTGGCCGACGGCTTCGGGCCGGGCGTCAACGGGCCGCTGACGATCGTCGCCCGGCTGGACGGGGCGGACGACCGGCTGGCGATGGACGGCCTGCCCGCCACGCTGCGGGCCACCGAGGGCGTGGCCTCGGCCGCCCCGGTCACGTACAGCGCCGACGGCGAAACGGCCTTCGTCACCGTCGTCCCGAAGACGTCGCCGCAGTCGGAGCGGACCAGCGAGCTGGTCGACCGGCTGCGCACGGACGTGCTGCCCCAGGCCTCGCAGAACACCTCGCTCCGGGCCCATGTCGGGGGAGTGACCGCGAGCTACGACGACTTCGCCGGGATCATCGTCGGCAAGCTCCCGCTCTTCGTCGGCGTCGTCACGGGGCTCGGCTGTCTGCTCCTGCTGCTGGCCTTCCGGTCGATCGGCATCCCGCTGAAGGCCGCGGCGATGAACGTGGCCGCCGTGGCCTCCTCGTTCGGGGTGGTTGTCGCGGTCTTCCAGTGGGGGTGGGGGAGCGAGCTGCTGGGGCTGGGCAGCGCGGGCCCCATCGAACCGTTCCTGCCGGTGATCATGGTGTCCGTGCTCTTCGGGCTGTCCATGGACTACCAGGTGTTCCTGGTGGGGCGGATGTACGAGGAGTGGCTGGAGACCGGCGACAACTGCCGGGCGGTCCGGGTCGGCCTCGCCGAGACCGGCCGGGTGATCAACTCCGCGGCGGTGATCATGATTTCGGTCTTCCTCGCGTTCGTCCTCAGCGGGGACCGGGTCATCGCGATGTTCGGCATCGCGCTCGCCGCCGCCGTCGCCCTCGACGCCTTCGTCCTGCGCACGCTGCTGGTCCCGGCCCTGATGCATCTGCTGGGCGGGGCGAACTGGTGGCTGCCGCGTTGGCTGGACCGGCTGCTGCCGCGGATCAGCATCGAGCCTCCCGGTCGGCCGGTGCCGCATGCGAGGATCCCGCAGGCGGCACAACCGGCCGAGGATGGGGCGGTGGGGGCCGCGAAGACGATGTGA
- a CDS encoding GNAT family protein, producing MFAISLGDDGAELRPLEIWQAQEFLAHMDRARELVDPWIPFASFATDLESARALLGRYAEKQAADTGRIYGIWLDGTLVGGVLFRIFDAESGNCEVGCWLEPAAQGRGLITRASRKLIDWAVYERGMHRVEWIASAANRRSVAVAERLGMKRDGVLRESYPYRGERHDSEIWSVLAPEWRARKD from the coding sequence ATGTTCGCGATATCCCTGGGTGACGACGGAGCGGAACTGCGTCCGCTGGAGATCTGGCAGGCACAGGAGTTCCTCGCCCACATGGACCGGGCCCGGGAACTCGTCGATCCCTGGATCCCCTTCGCTTCCTTCGCCACCGACCTGGAGTCGGCGCGCGCCCTGCTCGGCAGGTACGCGGAGAAGCAGGCGGCCGACACGGGCCGGATCTACGGCATCTGGCTGGACGGCACGCTGGTCGGCGGCGTCCTGTTCCGGATCTTCGACGCGGAGTCGGGGAACTGCGAGGTCGGCTGCTGGCTCGAACCGGCGGCGCAGGGGCGCGGCCTGATCACCCGGGCCTCACGGAAGCTGATCGACTGGGCGGTGTACGAGCGCGGCATGCACCGGGTGGAATGGATCGCCTCCGCCGCGAACCGGCGCAGCGTCGCCGTGGCCGAGCGGCTCGGCATGAAGCGCGACGGGGTGCTGCGCGAGAGCTACCCGTACCGGGGCGAGCGGCACGACTCGGAGATCTGGTCCGTGCTGGCCCCGGAGTGGCGGGCGCGGAAGGACTGA